aaacttagaaaaccaaagactaagcaacatgaaccccaccaaaaactaagggtgatctAAGGTGTTCCAGAAGGGCAAGCATGATTCTGCTCCACCTGTGGCAACCGTCGTGTTACTTatgtagcactccacagttaggttgtagtttcgcattttggcccctgtggatttttcatgAGTtttatgagagctagtgtgcaataaaattcatttttggctagctgagtattaaaatagcctttgtattgggtttatatgaacatcaaggttatgtaatgtatgtaatataggctgttctctgtatgacagtccgtatttgcatgtccataccatacattggtccggcaattattgtaatgttttttccaactttttatcgcacaaactttgtgattggattttacgacaAAATGAGgcaaaatgaggcgaaagacacacattttttatttgatcattaggaagatttatgtcaacagtttctaaaaaggtatcactcaaaagcattgaaattctagtttgataaaaaaaaaaaatggggatatgtgacatgttcacccccctttttgcaatattttatggtaaatagatgcagaatgttgccatatacacataaaaggaattattgTTCAgccttttaatttttgaaaatcaaatctatggaagaaactgattacatacatatgcacatgtacaacacaaacagttaggtaaatgttttcaaaatccAGGAATACAtgtaggagatgataaaacattttgtggctcatttttacttttattttctaactgtggagtgctaccttatgtTACTACAAATCCGGAAAATAGTCTAATtctgtaggtcacattcgtgaaaagggaagggtattgtagttacgacataagtaAACTATCCGATAGCATGTGTGCAACGGTCATTcaataacagtcaaccaactcgtgatggcgtacGTAAagtttacgaagggatgatttcaacttcaccatttggaactcttggcgTTAGTTGATGCGCATAAACAATAGGCTGTTTGGTCTTTAATAGCTTTCGTGTGggcagcaatcctctatcaaggaaatcatgataagaaataCACGTGagtcaattgggagatatatactccgtatgcaggcgctgctggaatattgctacatagaaataaaaagttcaaaattaggtagctgaaatcatctcttttgtcgtaaagttttgttttcaaccgatcctcattgtcaatttctagatgtaacattgcaagtaaaaaaattatttgggaTTAAGGCTTTATCCAATGTCAACCCCTAAATTTTGTGATTATCGACTTTTCTTCagccatatatatttttttagttgaaaatatGGAAACATcgaaatactgaaaaaaataacgtCCTAACAATTTCTTTGTAATCATATCGTCCGTGATTGATTGATGGATTTCATCTTGCTTTAACGTTCAGTGGCTAATACAACATGCCTACCGCATGTAtactatgtataaaaaaaaaacaatgaaactctctaaattaaaagaaaagctGAAAAATCTATTATGACGCAACGTTAGATATTGCTACTACCACGAAAAATAGcgttaagtaaatatttgacgGGAAACATTTTATAGAAATGGCCAatgctgaaataaatatttcaaattatacatgaaaataaagattgattcttaaattttcacATAATGATAGAGAAAGTATAGAACTATAAAATTCATAGGCTTAGGAAGACACAGATTATCCGAAAAACATTTACTTAGCGATATCCCATGTAAAAAAACTCGAAACATAAAACTCGAACAATTCGACGGACGGGCAGAAAAACGGACTATCAAGCGGTAATACTTAATGACCCTGTTGCCTACAGcggtgaaaaaaaagaagaaaaaaatctgccAGTACGGTTATTGTCATCTACGAAATTATTGATAATTCAGTAATGTTGGACTACGATGAGATCCATCGCTGTTCAATGTTATCTTGCGAGGGCACTTATTGCTAAGGTCAaggaaaagaaaatgaacaaaatcacagatttgataaaatttgcaTGCGACTTTAAAATGATACGCTAAACCgtaactgaaaataaattaaaaaacaatttaactaTTATAATTACACTTTTAAATAGACTATTaagtagaaatattttttaatttagcaATTGTATAGAACGTAAAGTCTAAACGTATGTcagttttatcttttaaaactcTTTTCTCTGAACCGAGAGCAGATATATTTATGAGTTACACCGAATCATGAGGTAGGCATATACTATTTTGGTCACTGAGCATAAAATcgatttgtaaataaataaatatttgtacttGACTTCCGTATTTTTAGGTAAACTTTGAGTAGAAATACTTTGTGAGAAAATGGATCcggattttaattttacaaatatggaAATCTTTCGATCATTgtgcaataatttaattttggatgtaacgcgtcttctgattggctgaccttattttgttatgagcccatagacataatttagtcatgtgaccgtgacgtcatcaacgttttttcttggttttctacgatttaaaatggaatatagaattaaattataagaaaagactgtaatattttttctgtctattcgaaataacataaaaaatgtggtgcacactgttaaataacccgctacgcgcgttattcagtgtgcaccattttttttttttgttatttcttcataaacacaaaaaatattacagtcattccttaaataaaataaatatttagatataaaactattgaataacatttttcaaagtgAGTTTATATTGTCACACGAGCGACAAACTTCAAACGGAGTAAAGTGAAAGTTTTGATTTCaacatgaatgaaaaacaaaccttaggtgccaaaataaaaatcaggTATTACCAGATAGCATTTTTATTTAagtataaacttacaaaacaaacattttgtatttttacatgAGTTCTATATCAAATAGATAAACcatacatgaaaaaaatgaatccacaactTCTCTTTCGGATAATTGTAAACATGATTTAATAGATTTGAGTCTATTGTGTAGTTCGGTTGCTGTCTCACTGTCAGACGCATATTTCAAATCTCCTCAAATTTATTCattcaaaaatgttaagcatAGAATTCAGTTTGTTTTCTGATTGGATTGTCTTTCTTATGCTTTTACAGATTATAAAATTAGCATCTGCGATTTTATGAGAGTAGCATGTATTAAATTAGAAACTTTAAGTCTCAAAGGATTAATGTGATATATAACAAACCGTGAAAAtctcaaaatacatgtatgaaactACAGTCCAGTATTTTCTAGTTGCTGAATGGTTGTCGTAACTATATAAAAAGTTATTACACTACCAAACTGTATTCAATAAATATTCCATATGTGAGTCTCCCTAATAATATTCCATATGTGAGTCCCCCTTAAAGTAAAGTAGTACTATAATAAATGCTTCTGCTTCTGCGTCTGCATGATTATGGCCACAATCAACGAACTGATTATTATACCATAAATGTTTCCCCTTTTTTACCGGATTTACAAAGGAAAATATTGGTTATTAATTTGGTCATGTAAGGCAGGGTACTAAACAGTGGCCGTGCAATATTTGAAAACGCGTTGAAGAAAAATCTcttcaaatattgatatgttGTTTCCTGTGATTAACTGAAGGTCAAGTTAGATATCCACGATTTTAGTTTCTATCATTCTTTTGCCGTTTCAggatctaatgcattctgggtaatatttccaaaagcgtacaccaatacgttgtgattggttaaaagttattttcatttttgtgtacTAACAGTAAGTTTACCCCTAGTCCTCTAGATTGTTAAAAGGCGAATTGTAGTCCAAGTAACggaaaatgaaagttttaaaattgacGCATTTCTGAACCccataaaaaatcttttttttttaattgataatgtTTGGGGTCCAGATTTGCAAATACCATTTGCATGCATACAAATACGGTTTGCTGTCAATCTGACAGCCGCTTGCTTTTACACTAGAGTATCACAATGCAGTCTTCACGATATAACACATTCATAATGCgctctttttttaaaaacaaagcgCCACCTACCATATCTAAGTACAAAGGAGAAACTACATTCGTGATTATAATTGTGACAAGAGAGGATAATTCACAGTCAACAAGCCAAAGATTGAAGATTGAAGATGCgctcaaattttaaaacttgtaaaataggccctaaaattaaattaacaagGTACAATATACGACaatcaaactgaaaaaaaaacttactttaaagaataaaatcCGGAATCAATTGTTTCTACAATTTTCCCATTGGAATCTGTTATCGTCAAAAATGCAGGTGTTGTAGGGCATTTCAAGAAACAGTCGCCTAATATTGTTTCGCTTTTTCTGTCGCGTATTTCCTGTAATCTCTTAACCCCTGGTGGTAAAATTGTAGAACGGCACGGTATTCCATCTGggtataaaataatcataggaaTGTCCATAGGTTCTATTGGTTCATcgatctcaattttatttaccataCAAATTCCTACTTTTCTTCTTTTACCAAGCCTATTGCATTGGTTACAATCACTCCATTCTGACCATAGTGTAAATAATTTTAGGTTGTTATCAGGTAATTTATGTTGTGGTAAAAGCTTCTTAATGTCACTCTCTGGAAGAGTTATCCGTTTTTCCCTTTCGATTACATCCAGTTGGTAAATTTCTATATATTCTTGAATATTTGATTggacacaaaaatactgaccaCGATCTACAACATCAACATTTAGAATAACCAGCATCTTGTCGGGTGTGATATTTACCCTTTTGCTATTTTCCACATAGTCTAGTTCACCTTGTTCCGCTCTGAGTTGTTGCCATTCTATGTGGTAGCTGGAAGGGTCTTGATCCGGACGGAAACAAGAATGACAagtcattttgactgtttggcCTTCTAATGCTAAAATTGCTTTAACATGAATTTTCTCCGAATATGCTGCATTCCTTTCCtcaatacatttataataagCACTGAAAACAAGCTTAGCTTCCTCTGGAGTAAACCGCCATCCCATTTCTTTGTATGCTTTATAATCTGTTGCTCGTTTCTCTCTCTTTTTCTCGTTGACATTATGAAGATTCAGGGTACGTTTAATCAAATCATCCTCTTCTTCATCAACTTCAATAATTTCAGTTGGGATAATTCGCAAATATTGGACTATAAAAATGATTACGGCAACGCTGAAACACCATATCAGGACTGATACTTTCACGCACATCCATTTTCTAGCGCTCAAGTCTTTGCTACTCATTGTTTTTCTATACGTATGTGACGTCATACGACTATGTCGttacattttttggcattacaTATGTTGAAGTCATTTTGCGATTTCGTCCccaactatttttaaaatcataagaaGAAATAACAAATCAATCAATAGCTAACGTTAGTTGTATTGTCCCTCCATCTGTTTATAGATGTCACTAAAGTGTACTTGTTGGGACGGGACAATTTCTTTTAGCTCtccatctttttttcaaaatcagttattgttttaatttttctattattaatataattatttcgcgtttttttttttattatatgaacataaatatattaGAAATAACTCAGTgcattaaacatatatttgtttatcactttcaattttgtttaatagGTCTACcgctacattttttttacataatattctGTAAGAAATGATTAATCGATTTTAAATGTGGCCTTAGTCATAACTGCCAACTGTCattatttgtaggttttttttcaatggaGGCTCCtaattttgaactttaaaaaagaaattgtgtccaaaattttaaacaaaacaatcgaTTTACCAATGGTATAAGATTGTAAAAGTATTAAGAAGcaaataaacaacattaaaatatttttttaagtttaggAAAGTATCGAACCTAGAGCATCCGCCCATTAGCTTGTGCTCCATTACTACTATCCCTCAGTAGGCAATAATTAAGTATTGCATATTTCAAATGTTCTAGTTTGTctgtaaattttcaataaataaaatgtttggtaTCAAGTGTTTGGTACTCGCCGATGGTTATTCCAGATGAGTTAAGCGTATGGAAACCTtatcatatttcaaatgatacaaTTTCATTTATGCATGgactataaatgaaaatttctccacttcatcagtaacaacagtattttattttattttattttatttcattttaaatcatttgtgttttcattttttgtatcaatttattcatttcgcttccttttcttttttaaataaagtcttatattttcatattttaatactaAACCACCATAAAGACAACAgataattaaaatttctaaaaattatgCGGGTTTTTTTTCCGGGAGGGGGatccaacatatttttttctctaaactTTCTCTAAACAGCTTGCTTCcgtatataattattttataaataatacgACCTTTTTATTCTCG
The genomic region above belongs to Mytilus trossulus isolate FHL-02 chromosome 7, PNRI_Mtr1.1.1.hap1, whole genome shotgun sequence and contains:
- the LOC134725381 gene encoding Ig-like V-type domain-containing protein FAM187A, yielding MSSKDLSARKWMCVKVSVLIWCFSVAVIIFIVQYLRIIPTEIIEVDEEEDDLIKRTLNLHNVNEKKREKRATDYKAYKEMGWRFTPEEAKLVFSAYYKCIEERNAAYSEKIHVKAILALEGQTVKMTCHSCFRPDQDPSSYHIEWQQLRAEQGELDYVENSKRVNITPDKMLVILNVDVVDRGQYFCVQSNIQEYIEIYQLDVIEREKRITLPESDIKKLLPQHKLPDNNLKLFTLWSEWSDCNQCNRLGKRRKVGICMVNKIEIDEPIEPMDIPMIILYPDGIPCRSTILPPGVKRLQEIRDRKSETILGDCFLKCPTTPAFLTITDSNGKIVETIDSGFYSLKSKPTLPPMVKRKVTYADTGKSVVLLCPNSSKKNSLIRWQNGSIPFNPLTIKGQTRGRVQIDTINRLHIKGLRKSDTAVYSCWIQAKLVGTVKLIITTGIDPKVHQIITTTGIVLTIICLSLICICTLGNKARKKNATK